From a single Scylla paramamosain isolate STU-SP2022 chromosome 28, ASM3559412v1, whole genome shotgun sequence genomic region:
- the LOC135114934 gene encoding serine-rich adhesin for platelets-like isoform X2, whose amino-acid sequence MEGELRNERVEERREGQINTVSAAGPLEVGRENTVICEGPLKPQFSPSDSVLTDSGVSEMTNTESDYSDSLEQDDEDAKTPLEDDEAEERRPSLSPSSKTKSEGVEFEDSGDASWFDQDGSDFFIDANLTHDNGIVEFDPNSEDFTNWDSVKSFFEGLIERQNTELDRISSFDYEPETHDSYTPCRSLSADEAEMKPKAGFRLFDSDDDRLLDTIEPFPSGQLFDMHGAASLSTPKVIQYNFEMHDESWGYSSHEPYFDAVTGQRILSTIYEFEVSSDEDTESVKVVDASWHELEPAGSERRDAAIIGDEGQEGEEGKEEDADENICGKETKQNEEAKMWRGNAGGGHSSSAANTLSGAGGTPEAITLTAAHNTTSVLSVKKDGREEASEGVVEIEGICVNNLIKESESNTQAPRTMTGRCEDLLLVQSENPNGSGEGENESHDQEYENLVTLDNTAGIRPEQVVGTLSSTITGHAHSGLEVLCPTSDAEAGAGGGDEGGKGVDEYGGTGGCGGSGDKDNSSSVRKHETLTNIASEDAVSPQLEPVFRDCAATAHQHPKIIPDSPPAAEPLEADGETQGHLAPPSPGQIYNSECVGQKASLSETSKDRKDTIIFQTTRATTVISSLDDVAWGTSRSVVSPEHHSLASVPVQHASSMQEEDASHTENNDKSGDEATLTRYPFTCLSPADAAKDMKEDEARPTGLADEPDTFKPPLNAPSSEFCVTKHPLHTERDQSDEQESTDVVEKGKDADVTSVTRKRKPEPPPRPHRRTHSLTTSESPLSPDSPPVQLTRESDGGGGSDMGAPGDCMGMSGGVDGWGVSGSSQGHPHMHTPDGSGREEEATLLENCTSAPDVISQTEEKEKKENEKQEKKREKGSVPNTLTLIAIIPLQQQQQQVATITTITGIEAETSPLPRAKVPSEGLGEDTHAHRQKKPAHTQPLDLSALTASDSRSATTTTITTSTTTATTTTAPSPLKPIQSSRTEMMKLGNGHVNVLKYESSESDSPKPPPARPARRKQTNTARSRKAMDSEREEEAKQNKDSVRPEVGTPNCDQKQISDSRSGSEQTAERREGSDSRLERLDAEASGSESINNRLRAGGMDPDKAEQGSSDSRLEREKKIYLDDRLNGSGTEAEGERGSDSGSGGEGEEGEGDEEQVVEGSGGDTLSTQYQKPSCCVLPAANTNNPDDSVEEEPVGETVAREGDGWGSKGVARKDEEPQLQEKDEPVFIDGQSEAEGKNEMEIESDGGGDGNKDKELPPVPSKSDDNYSKHQSQKLCEERDVKATTGSTAVQVPPPRRRRNPSISRSLHQEDAATDASQDQPQTAPIAPVRKKRQFSSLPRPPKTKTIRDVSPSLSTSALALVSPQRDQTCTTSLRAFSNQSTPESSPHTEHNGVGKPTLRATGEVETNSDPSRRLSEGSTQSEKKRRSLKRTLKRTGSLKDRFYTRIQQKLEKSSRRQTESGSKIKYFSRIFHRKQKLYDMSDPSHYPSEIPIPAPPPEHLSSEDMKTFTVLLSSHFAPGAQNQSKSNEETRSKYTTLEHSAVASCKEQEHRTLANGTPRREEHLPATTDNSETTALLQESLVSSSDSLKSLEKGLNNDAFVNDESEFSIQDSPRGGDSGDEPKCERVNDSKESCPSPEVKAEAQQDSEESCSQSAGGNSKELESQKDAEEEAHEPATEIENEEAATLEDRQTSEAIEDRLGAAEEHLDLEDVEQHHQDVEQHHQDVEQHHQDVEQHYQDVEEHHQDVEQHQQDVEQHHQDVKQHHQDVEQHHQDVEQHHQDVEQHQQDVEQHHQDVKQHHQDVEQHHQDVEQHHQDVEQHHQDVEQHHQDVEQHHQDVEQHQQDVEQHHQDVEQHHQDVEEHHQDVEQHQNVEQHHQDVEQHHQDVEQHHQDVEQHHQDVEQHHQDVEPHHQDFEVYHQDFKLHQDAELHQDLESRHEDSETRQELELHLDWKPQYENSEPHQDLNPQQDSPHCPDSEPHHQDSEHHHQDSELHHKDSELHQDSPHHEDSELNYQNWKLHQDWKPKPCHPYHPQDSDHCLTPGEHTRNRIYRIPTARPSVPPPPPPPADEESYGQEKRKQVAHTWERPTVSLRTWAERQGIETLTLPPLHLREHRYPDLDKLDYYYDSDSSEDRDTPSPGPPVDAEKEGRQGLLHKQKREEDRTQKDRCVEVYPETVRQRQRNMMAANNKVDIKNWNSSNNNNNNDTLTSPSKSKKFLPSVKALRSQFEAGKTSIGKSETNGSVTTNGSNGQTLSRKSSSSSVASISQDVASTATITSLHSPNASVENLGSPAIPEDGPGSSEPVEPIFNQFRKVDQELRELMSKPHSTSGWDPRPLLKRLYYIPEAPKIQSQGTTYVNIEGYLEKLPSGRKKATFWNAWKRRYFMAKNGILYYYQSAQTDKPSMKMTLMGGKVECMEPNMVGVDDGKGHYVVVRCSSRQEAERWRRALETHTVEDFTSQYVQPWPMPTNPTLLRDTIIVDIGSASIRAGVLASQATLPQVFIPSVVASGREGRGQVWGMDALAPDVRASSSLTFPIRPTHKISKYSVDLSAVSSLLQKAFAELKVDPKNYHIQLSVPRVLNTNTQAELLRVLFDKFGVRSINLTHQSILALYAYNATSGIVVDVGERMDIVPVIDGYIVDGGVSRVPYGGYRILDHLRQFLYMRNISCINEVESYIIRQVLENICYCAHHYNTEKARCTKNPENFEKSVSLAEYCTKDWPYESISLDFGRFQATEGLFNPDAWGLDHPGLHKLVHKAIMECSMDIRKEMSRSIFLAGGVTQLPGLVDRLTTELDNLTPPAIRPKVHASPYRYHAAYIGACVLAESPAFTQSRISQEDWNKHGNSTLRKWSL is encoded by the exons ATGGAGGGGGAACTTAGAAACGAAAGggttgaggagaggagggaaggacagatcAATACTGTTAGTGCCGCCGGCCCCCTCGAGGTGGGCAGGGAGAACACGGTGATCTGTGAAGGACCTTTAAAGCCCCAGTTCTCTCCCAGTGATTCAGTCCTGACAGACAGTGGAGTGTCTGAGATGACTAATACGGAGTCCGATTATTCAGACTCACTAGAGCAGGATGACGAGGACGCCAAGACGCCCCTGGAGGATGATGAGGCTGAGGAGAGACGCCCGTCACTGAGTCCATCCTCGAAGACCAAGAGCGAAGGGGTCGAATTCGAGGACTCTGGTGACGCCTCGTGGTTTGACCAGGACGGTAGCGACTTCTTCATTGATGCCAACCTGACGCACGACAATGGGATCGTGGAGTTTGACCCGAACAGCGAAGACTTCACCAACTGGGACAGCGTGAAGTCTTTCTTCGAGGGTCTGATCGAGAGGCAGAACACCGAGCTGGACAGGATCTCCAGCTTCGACTACGAGCCCGAAACCCACGACTCGTACACCCCCTGCCGTAGCTTGTCCGCTGACGAGGCGGAGATGAAACCAAAGGCTGGCTTTAGACTATTTGATAGCGACGACGATCGCCTTCTTGACACCATAGAGCCTTTCCCCAGCGGACAGCTGTTTGATATGCACGGCGCGGCGTCCCTCTCTACACCCAAGGTGATCCAGTACAACTTTGAGATGCATGATGAGTCATGGGGATATTCTAGTCACGAGCCGTACTTCGATGCGGTGACCGGCCAACGCATTCTCTCCACCATATACGAGTTTGAGGTGTCTTCAGACGAAGACACGGAGTCAGTGAAGGTGGTGGACGCCAGCTGGCACGAGCTGGAACCCGCCGGTAGTGAGAGGCGGGACGCAGCGATCATTGGTGATGAAggacaggagggggaggagggaaaggaagaggatgctgaCGAAAACATTtgtggaaaagaaacgaaacaaaacgaGGAGGCAAAGATGTGGCGCGGGAATGCTGGAGGCGGCCACAGTTCCTCAGCAGCCAACACTCTGAGCGGTGCCGGCGGAACACCCGAGGCCATAACATTAACCGCCGCCCACAACACTACCTCGGTCCTGTCAGTGAAAAAAGACGGACGTGAGGAGGCCAGTGAGGGTGTCGTAGAGATAGAAGGAATATGTGTTAATAACTTGATTAAAGAAAGTGAAAGCAATACTCAGGCACCACGGACGATGACTGGCAGATGTGAGGACTTACTGCTCGTGCAGTCTGAAAACCCAAATGGCTCtggtgaaggagagaatgaaagccACGATCAGGAATATGAAAATCTAGTCACTCTGGACAACACGGCAGGAATTCGTCCCGAGCAAGTGGTGGGCACCCTGAGCTCCACCATAACGGGACACGCGCACAGTGGCCTTGAAGTTTTATGTCCCACAAGTGATGCTGAGGCAGGCGCAGGAGgcggggatgagggagggaaaggtgttGATGAATATGGAGGAacaggtggttgtggtggtagtggtgacaagGACAATTCATCATCAGTAAGGAAGCACGAAACCTTGACTAATATTGCCTCGGAAGACGCTGTTTCACCTCAGCTAGAACCAGTGTTCCGTGACTGCGCAGCTACAGCCCATCAGCACCCTAAGATCATACCTGACTCACCCCCAGCAGCAGAACCATTGGAAGCTGACGGTGAGACGCAGGGACACTTGGCTCCTCCATCACCGGGACAGATATACAATAGTGAATGTGTAGGTCAGAAGGCGTCTCTAAGCGAGACCAGTAAGGACAGAAAGGACACCATTATCTTTCAAACCACAAGGGCCACTACCGTCATTAGCAGTCTGGATGATGTTGCCTGGGGCACCAGCCGCTCTGTAGTCAGCCCCGAGCACCACTCCTTAGCTAGTGTCCCTGTTCAGCACGCCTCCAGCATGCAGGAGGAGGACGCGTCGCACAccgagaataatgataaaagtggCGATGAAGCAACACTCACCCGATACCCTTTCACTTGCCTTTCTCCTGCTGACGCTGCGAAAGACATGAAGGAGGACGAGGCGCGACCTACAGGGCTTGCTGATGAACCCGACACCTTCAAGCCGCCGCTGAATGCCCCCAGCAGCGAGTTCTGCGTCACGAAACATCCATTACATACTGAAAGAGATCAAAGCGACGAACAGGAAAGCACTGATGTAGTAGAGAAAGGCAAGGACGCTGATGTCACTTCtgtaacaaggaagagaaaaccagAGCCACCCCCGAGGCCGCACAGAAGGACTCACAGCCTCACCACCTCAgagtctcccctctctcctgaCTCTCCTCCAGTGCAACTTACTCGAGAATCTGATGGCGGAGGCGGCAGTGATATGGGTGCTCCAGGAGACTGCATGGGCATGTCAGgaggtgtggatgggtggggtgTGTCCGGAAGCTCTCAGGGTCACCCACACATGCACACCCCTGACGGCagcggaagagaggaggaggcgacgcTACTAGAGAACTGCACTTCAGCTCCTGATGTGATTAGTCAgacggaggaaaaagagaagaaggaaaatgagaagcaagaaaagaaaagggaaaaaggaagtgtACCAAACACTCTGACACTTATAGCCATTATtcctttacaacaacaacaacaacaagtcgCCACCATCACGACCATTACCGGTATAGAGGCAGAGACAAGCCCACTTCCAAGGGCCAAGGTACCCAGCGAGGGTCTAGGCGAGGACACTCACGCTCACCGCCAGAAAAAACCCGCTCATACTCAGCCTCTTGACCTCTCGGCACTCACTGCAAGCGACTCACgatccgccaccaccaccaccattaccacctccaccaccaccgccaccactaccaccgccccCTCGCCACTGAAGCCTATACAGTCATCTCGCACCGAAATGATGAAGCTAGGAAATGGTCATGTCAACGTTTTGAAATATGAAAGTAGTGAGAGTGACAGCCCCAAGCCGCCCCCCGCCAGACCCGCACgacgcaaacaaacaaacacagccagaTCCAGAAAGGCCATGGACagcgagagagaagaggaagcaaagcaGAATAAGGACAGTGTTAGACCAGAAGTGGGTACTCCAAATTGTGACCAAAAGCAGATCAGCGACAGCAGATCTGGCAGCGAGCAGACagcagaaaggagagagggcagCGACAGCAGGCTAGAAAGACTAGACGCAGAAGCGAGTGGGAGCGAGAGCATTAACAACAGGTTAAGAGCGGGTGGCATGGACCCAGATAAAGCGGAGCAGGGCAGTAGCGATAGTAggttagaaagagagaaaaaaatctacCTGGATGACAGGCTGAATGGAAGCGGGACGGAGGCTGAGGGGGAGCGAGGCAGTGATAGTGGGtcaggtggtgaaggagaagagggggagggagacgaggagcaGGTAGTAGAAGGGAGCGGCGGTGACACATTGAGCACCCAGTACCAGAAGCCGAGCTGCTGTGTACTGCCCGCCGCCAATACCAACAACCCGGATGACTCCGTGGAAGAGGAGCCGGTAGGGGAGACTGTCGCTAGGGAGGGTGACGGCTGGGGCAGTAAGGGAGTTGCTAGGAAGGATGAGGAGCCGCAGCTTCAGGAAAAAGACGAGCCGGTGTTCATTGATGGCCAGTCTGAGGCAGAGGGGAAAAATGAGATGGAGATAGAAAGTGACGGTGGCGGTGACGGAAACAAGGACAAGGAATTGCCGCCCGTTCCCAGCAAGAGTGACGATAATTACTCCAAACATCAATCCCAGAAACTCTGTGAGGAGCGAGACGTGAAGGCGACAACGGGAAGCACCGCAGTGCAGGTTCCTCCCCCGAGACGGAGAAGAAATCCGTCCATCTCGCGTAGTTTGCACCAGGAAGATGCTGCGACTGATGCCAGCCAAGACCAGCCCCAGACGGCGCCCATCGCTCCTgtgagaaaaaagagacagtTCAGTTCACTCCCTCGCCCTCCCAAAACTAAGACGATTCGAGACGTGTCCCCGAGCCTCAGCACGTCCGCCTTGGCGCTGGTGTCCCCCCAACGGGACCAGACGTGCACCACTTCTCTGAGGGCGTTTTCCAATCAAAGTACTCCAGAGTCGTCCCCTCACACTGAGCACAATGGAGTGGGGAAGCCAACACTGAGGGCGACAGGTGAGGTGGAGACAAACTCTGATCCCTCCCGAAGACTGTCTGAAGGCTCAACGCAAtcggagaagaaaagaaggagtcTGAAGAGAACTTTAAAGAGAACAGGGTCGCTAAAGGATAGATTTTACACCAGAATCCAACAGAAGTTAGAGAAAAGTTCTCGCCGACAGACAGAAAGTGGCTCCAAAATTAAGTACTTTTCAAGGATATTCCATCGCAAACAAAAGCTGTATGATATGAGCGACCCGTCCCACTACCCCTCGGAAATTCCcatccccgccccgcccccggAGCATCTGTCTTCTGAGGACATGAAAACCTTCACCGTTTTGTTATCGTCACATTTCGCACCAGGCGCTCAAAACCAAAGTAAATCCAATGAAGAGACAAGGAGCAAATACACCACTCTGGAGCACAGTGCAGTGGCTTCTTGCAAGGAGCAGGAGCACAGAACCCTCGCTAATGGAACACCTCGCCGGGAAGAACACCTCCCAGCCACCACAGACAACTCAGAGACGACAGCGTTGTTGCAGGAAAGCCTCGTCTCTAGTAGCGACTCACTAAAGTCACTTGAGAAAGGATTGAACAATGACGCTTTTGTGAACGATGAAAGTGAATTTAGCATTCAGGATTCTCCGCGAGGTGGCGACTCAGGCGACGAACCGAAATGTGAGCGTGTGAATGACTCTAAGGAATCCTGCCCAAGTCCTGAGGTCAAGGCAGAGGCCCAGCAAGACTCCGAGGAAAGTTGTTCCCAATCTGCAGGAGGCAACTCAAAGGAGCTGGAATCACAGAAGGACGCAGAAGAGGAAGCACATGAACCAGCCAcggaaatagaaaacgaagaggCAGCAACTCTGGAGGACAGACAGACGAGTGAAGCGATAGAGGACCGCCTTGGTGCTGCTGAGGAACACCTTGACCTGGAAGACGTAGAACAACACCACCAAGACGTAGAACAACACCACCAAGACGTAGAACAACACCACCAAGACGtagaacaacactaccaagaCGTGGAAGAACACCACCAAGACGTGGAACAACACCAACAAGACGTAGAACAACACCACCAAGACGTGAAACAGCACCACCAAGACGTGGAACAACACCACCAAGACGTGGAACAACACCACCAAGACGTGGAACAACACCAACAAGACGTAGAACAACACCACCAAGACGTGAAACAGCACCACCAAGACGTGGAACAACACCACCAAGACGTGGAACAGCACCACCAAGACGTGGAACAACACCACCAAGACGTGGAACAGCACCACCAAGACGTGGAACAACACCACCAAGACGTGGAACAACACCAACAAGACGTAGAACAACACCACCAAGACGTGGAACAGCACCACCAAGACGTGGAAGAACACCACCAAGACGTGGAACAACACCAAAACGTGGAACAGCACCACCAAGACGTGGAACAACACCACCAAGACGTGGAGCAACACCACCAAGACGTAGAACAACACCACCAAGACGTAGAACAACACCACCAAGACGTGGAACCTCACCATCAGGACTTTGAAGTTTACCATCAAGACTTTAAACTTCACCAAGACGCAGAACTGCACCAAGATTTGGAATCTCGTCACGAAGATTCAGAAACTCGCCAAGAGTTGGAACTTCATCTAGACTGGAAACCTCAATATGAAAACTCAGAACCTCACCAAGACTTGAATCCTCAACAAGATTCTCCTCATTGCCCAGACTCAGAACCTCACCATCAAGACTCAGAACATCACCATCAAGACTCAGAACTTCACCACAAAGACTCAGAACTCCACCAAGACTCCCCTCACCACGAAGACTCAGAACTTAACTAccaaaactggaaacttcaccaAGACTGGAAGCCTAAGCCGTGCCACCCCTACCACCCCCAGGACTCAGACCACTGCCTCACCCCTGGGGAACACACTCGTAACAGAATTTACCGCATTCCGACTGCACGaccctctgttcctcctcctccccctcctcccgcagacGAGGAGAGCTATGGGcaggagaaaaggaagcaggTGGCACACACATGGGAGCGCCCCACCGTCAGCCTCCGCACATGGGCAGAGCGGCAGGGCATCGAGACCCTGACGCTGCCGCCGCTGCATCTTCGGGAACATCGCTACCCGGACTTGGACAAGCTGGACTATTACTATGATAGTGATAGCTCCGAAGATAGAG ACACCCCTTCTCCCGGTCCCCCCGTGGATgcggagaaggaggggaggcagggactCCTCCACAAACAGAAGCGTGAGGAGGACAGGACGCAGAAGGACCGTTGTGTGGAGGTGTACCCGGAGACTGTGAGGCAGAGGCAGCGGAACATGATGGCCGCTAAcaacaag GTCGACATCAAGAACTGGAActccagcaacaacaacaataacaatgacaccCTGACTAGTCCTTCCAAGTCCAAAAAGTTCCTGCCCTCGGTCAAAGCACTCAGGAGTCAGTTTGAGGCCGGGAAGACGTCCATCGGCAAATCAGAAACCAACGGCAGCGTCACCACCAACGGAAGTAATGGACAGACACTCAGCCGGAAGTCCTCATCATCCTCAGTGGCCAGCATTTCCCAGGACGTGGCCAGCAcggccaccatcaccagcctccACTCGCCCAACGCCTCCGTGGAGAACCTCGGGTCGCCTGCTATTCCAGAGGATGGCCCGGGGAGCAGTGAGCCAGTGGAGCCAATCTTCAATCAGTTCCGGAAGGTGGATCAGGAGTTGCGGGAATTGATGAGCAAGCCTCACTCCACTTCAGGCTGGGACCCG AGACCCCTGCTGAAGCGCCTGTATTACATCCCCGAGGCACCCAAGATACAGAGTCAAGGCACCACCTATGTTAACATTGAAGGCTACCTGGAGAAGCTTCCATCAGGCCGCAAGAAAGCCACCTTCTGGAATGCATGGAAGAGACGGTATTTCATGGCAAAGAACGGGATCCTCTATTACTATCAG AgtgcacagacagacaagccCAGCATGAAGATGACCCTGATGGGAGGCAAAGTGGAGTGCATGGAGCCAAACATGGTTGGTGTGGATGACGGG AAGGGTCACTACGTAGTGGTGCGCTGCAGCTCTCGGCAAGAGGCTGAGCGGTGGCGACGAGCACTGGAGACACACACAGTGGAGGACTTTACAAGCCAGTATGTGCAGCCCTGGCCCATGCCCACTAACCCTACTTTGCTAAGGGACACCATCATTGTGGACATTGGCTCAGCCTCGATCAGGGCAGGGGTTTTAGCTTCACAAG CCACCCTGCCACAAGTCTTCATACCGTCAGTGGTGGCCAGTGGACGGGAGGGCCGAGGACAGGTCTGGGGCATGGATGCTCTTGCGCCTGATGTGCGTGCTTCCTCCTCGCTAACCTTCCCCATCAGGCCAACGCACAAAATATCAAAG TATTCTGTGGACCTGAGTGCTGTCTCAAGTCTCCTGCAGAAGGCCTTTGCAGAACTCAAGGTGGACCCCAAGAACTACCACATCCAGTTATCTGTGCCGCGAGTCCTCAACACCAACACTCAGGCTGAGCTCCTGCGCGTGCTTTTTGACAAGTTCGGCGTCAGGTCGATCAATCTCACCCATCAGTCCATCTTGGCCCTGTATGCCTACAATGCCACGTCTGGTATTGTAGTGGATGTTGGGGAAAGGATGGACATTGTGCCTGTTATTGACG GCTACATTGTGGACGGAGGTGTGTCTCGGGTACCCTATGGGGGCTACCGCATCCTGGACCACCTGCGTCAGTTCCTGTACATGAGGAACATCTCCTGCATCAATGAAGTGGAGAGCTACATCATCAGACAG GTGCTGGAAAACATCTGCTACTGTGCCCACCACTACAACACTGAGAAGGCTCGTTGCACCAAAAATCctgaaaactttgaaaagagTGTATCCTTAGCTGAGTACTGCACCAAAGACTGGCCCTATGA GTCCATTTCCCTAGACTTTGGTCGCTTCCAAGCCACAGAAGGTCTCTTCAACCCTGATGCCTGGGGTCTGGATCACCCTGGCCTCCACAAGCTGGTCCATAAGGCCATCATG GAGTGCAGTATGGACATTCGCAAAGAGATGAGCCGCAGCATCTTCCTTGCTGGAGGCGTGACGCAGCTCCCTGGCCTGGTGGACCGTCTCACCACAGAGTTGGACAACTTGACCCCACCTGCCATCAGACCCAAG GTTCACGCATCGCCATACCGCTATCACGCTGCATATATTGGTGCTTGCGTGTTGGCCGAGTCACCTGCCTTCACCCAGTCCAGGATCAG